TAAGCTAACTTTAAAATAGTGTGAGTTTAACAATATGACATTTCTAAGAACTGTGACTCTCTCTGCACTGACCTTACTTTCATTGGTTTCTTGTAAAAGTATACCAAGCTATAGCGCGGACTATGATAGGGCAAATAAGCAAATCTCAGGAATTATATTGAATGATGAACAAGCTCAGCTTGTCGGTCAGCACTTTGTAGCTGCATTTAATACAATGGGAACCGCTGATTTTGTCAAAAATGCGGGTCAACTTTATGCAGATCATTTATACATCAATGATACCCTTTCTCAATTTTCTACTAAAAAAGAGCTGGTTAAACATTTTGAAGGAATGAATGAACATGTCAGCAATGTCTCAGTAAAATTAATCAGTGCAACACATACACACGATTCGGCCTATATTCATTGGCATATGGTATATGACTTCAAAATGTTGGGCCGTATGAAAACCATGTCCTCATATGGAATTAGCCAAATCAAAATAAATGACGAGGGCTTGATCATTTTTCAGCAAGATTACTGGGACCCTGCTAATGGTTTATATCGTTCACTGCCCTATGTCGGCAATGCTTATTCTTTGATCTTACCATTGAAAAAAAATAGTTAAAGTTCAGTCAAACAAATAGCCATGATGAACAACTGTAGATTGTTAAATTTGTTGAATAAAATATATAAAATAAAAGGTAGAGGTGGCAAATGCTTCATTATTTAGCAAAAATTGGACTCAGCAGCTTATGTCTTATGGCACCTTTAAGCTTAGCCCATGCAAATACGCAACTATGTACCACAGCCCCCTTAATTGTCACAACAAAAAATGTGGGATCAGTCAGCTATTATGCCAATAATTGCAGTCAGAACTGGGAAAATCAAAATATTCGATTAGATTTTTCTTATAACCAAAATATTCCAGAATGGGCATTTAAAAAGGCGGCCACTTACTACCTCAAAAAGAACATTGCTCATTTTTCGGATGAATCAGTTTTAAATAGAATTACAGAATTATATCACCCCGTTAAAAAGGGCGATCTCTACACTTTAAATTATGACCAGATGAACAAACAATTAAGCTTGTCTCTGAATCAAAAACGATTAGGTTCAATTACTGATTCCCAAGCGAATCAATACTTTAAAATATGGTTTGGAGACTCACCATTTAATGCTAAATTAAAGCAACAATTATTAAATCGATAACTTGATCAAATTATTATGAACAATCAATTTATTCTTATGGTTGAAGATCACTTCGAGCTGGCCGCCACCGTATGTGAATTTCTAGAACAACATGGCTTTGTCATTGATCATGCCCGTAATTTAGATGCTGCACGCAATTTTTTAAAAACAAACCCCTATCATTTACTTTTACTCGATATTAATTTACCCGATGGTTCAGGCTATGATTTGTGTGAATGGCTTAGAACTGATCAAGGTAGGGATATTCCAATTCTCATGTTAACGGCCAGAGACACTTTAGATGATAAACTAAAAGGTTTTACCGCAGGTACCGATGATTATTTAATCAAACCTTTCGATTTTAATGAGTTAGTGATGCGTATTCGAGCTCTCATTAAACGTTCTCTTGGAGAAGTATCAACAAATAAAATTCAAATTCATGATCTAATCTTAGACAGTTCCACCCAAACTGTAACACGTGCAGGTCAATCGATTGAACTCCCACGCATTCAATTCAAATTACTTAAAATTTTGATGAGAAATTCTCCCAAGGTTATTACTAAACAAGAAATTATTATCGAACTATGGGGCGATGAAGAACCTGAAAGTGATGCATTACGCAGTCATATCTACAACTTAAGAAAAATGATAGATAAACCTTTTCAAGAAAAGTTGATCCATACCATTTCAGGTGTTGGTTTAAAAGTGGCATTTGATTTGAATTCACATTAATTCATATACACCACAACAATTAAACCAGTTGTATTTTCTAATTGTAGATGAGGATGAGTGCTTAAATAATATTGGCGATCAAATAGCTCAACTCTCCATCCCAATTGGGTGCATAGCTTTCTAACCAGTTGTAAACCAATCCCATGACCTTTGACTGTAAGTTGAAATTGTGAACTTAGCTCCTGAACTTTACAATCATTTGGCATTACAATTCCAATTCCATTGTCAGCTATGACAATACTGTTTTGGCGTTGAATGATATGGATATTAGAGCCTTGAGAATAATTTAATGCATTACGCAGAATGTTACTCAAGACCATCTTTGTCATTGAGGGATAAATCTGTCGAGGTAACTCTTGTGGATCATAGTGAACAAAAATTTGAACACCTTTGCTTTGACTAACAGGCTCTAAATCCTTTAGCAAATCACTAATGACAGCGGATAATCGTGTTTGTTCAGCAGTTAAGGTATTGGTGGTATTGCGTGCGATCGCCAATAAGGTTTCGACAAGCAGTTGCATATCCTCAATGGTGTTAGAAATGCGGTGCAATGCTTTATCGTCCCCGTATTTAACCTGACAAAGCTGTACATTGCCTTTTAGAATCGTCAGTGGTGTGCGTAATTCATGACTTACATCACCTGTAAATTCACGCTCTCGATTGATAAAATCACTTAAAACCTGATGATACTTTTCTAATGCTTGCTTTAAATATTCAGCTTCCATATTGCCATTGGTGCTGATTCCCTGAAAGGGAGAAGCCTCTTTATTTTGATGGGCCCAATCAATATGATCCAAAGCATTTGCCAGCCGTGTAATTGGTGAAAAATAGCGTTTAGCTCTCCGGTTTGAAAACCATAAAATGCTATACAGTACAATCAAGCTGAACATCAGCGGGGCTAAGCCAAACATCCACACAATTTTGTTGACATTACTTTCACCAAAAACAAGCAGGACATGTTGTCCATTTCTTTCGCCATAAACAGACATTCGATCTTTGCCATCGACGAAGACGCGATGAACGCCTTGTTTTAAAGTCTGATTTTTAAA
The DNA window shown above is from Acinetobacter colistiniresistens and carries:
- a CDS encoding nuclear transport factor 2 family protein, with product MTFLRTVTLSALTLLSLVSCKSIPSYSADYDRANKQISGIILNDEQAQLVGQHFVAAFNTMGTADFVKNAGQLYADHLYINDTLSQFSTKKELVKHFEGMNEHVSNVSVKLISATHTHDSAYIHWHMVYDFKMLGRMKTMSSYGISQIKINDEGLIIFQQDYWDPANGLYRSLPYVGNAYSLILPLKKNS
- a CDS encoding chalcone isomerase family protein, whose protein sequence is MLHYLAKIGLSSLCLMAPLSLAHANTQLCTTAPLIVTTKNVGSVSYYANNCSQNWENQNIRLDFSYNQNIPEWAFKKAATYYLKKNIAHFSDESVLNRITELYHPVKKGDLYTLNYDQMNKQLSLSLNQKRLGSITDSQANQYFKIWFGDSPFNAKLKQQLLNR
- a CDS encoding response regulator transcription factor encodes the protein MNNQFILMVEDHFELAATVCEFLEQHGFVIDHARNLDAARNFLKTNPYHLLLLDINLPDGSGYDLCEWLRTDQGRDIPILMLTARDTLDDKLKGFTAGTDDYLIKPFDFNELVMRIRALIKRSLGEVSTNKIQIHDLILDSSTQTVTRAGQSIELPRIQFKLLKILMRNSPKVITKQEIIIELWGDEEPESDALRSHIYNLRKMIDKPFQEKLIHTISGVGLKVAFDLNSH
- a CDS encoding sensor histidine kinase; this translates as MFRSNKSGENIHPLSEMFNRHYWLQIGLIALSIIIGIACSAWVIKGSLLKTALEQEMEHYWMRVDRNPNADLPDTKNLYGYRWQSQDPPLAFKNQTLKQGVHRVFVDGKDRMSVYGERNGQHVLLVFGESNVNKIVWMFGLAPLMFSLIVLYSILWFSNRRAKRYFSPITRLANALDHIDWAHQNKEASPFQGISTNGNMEAEYLKQALEKYHQVLSDFINREREFTGDVSHELRTPLTILKGNVQLCQVKYGDDKALHRISNTIEDMQLLVETLLAIARNTTNTLTAEQTRLSAVISDLLKDLEPVSQSKGVQIFVHYDPQELPRQIYPSMTKMVLSNILRNALNYSQGSNIHIIQRQNSIVIADNGIGIVMPNDCKVQELSSQFQLTVKGHGIGLQLVRKLCTQLGWRVELFDRQYYLSTHPHLQLENTTGLIVVVYMN